A genomic stretch from Bradyrhizobium quebecense includes:
- a CDS encoding winged helix-turn-helix domain-containing tetratricopeptide repeat protein — protein sequence MTYHFNDLTLDSERRELRRGDALVAIEPQVFDLLEFLIRARDRVVSRDEVLAAVWHGRIVSEATLSSRVNAARTAIGDNGEEQRLIRTLPRKGLRFVGDVREHSAPDHPVAANGTPPRPSEGPSIAVLPFTNMSGDPEQDYFADGIAEDITTALARCSRLTVIARNSAFTYKGKAVDIRQVGRDLGVGYVLEGSVRRGGDRLRITGQLIDAVSGAHLWADRFDGAATDVFDLQDRITENVVGAIEPTLLVAEAERVRAAPPGKLDAYDLLLRAYSLRYEFTPESMEAALDCLDRALALDPAYAPALAASAYCHAMRHVQGWLKPDDSYRERAVELAPGDPQVLWMAAFAIWNMADEIEPARELFERSLAINPNSAMALVLCGWIEAMRGNQQAGRAMIERAQRLNPRDPRGWFASAALAICAVLDQNFAEAVMWADKALAQNRRFAVALRVLIVALVKTGDNERATQIARELLKVDPEFTISGFLARIPFPVQAMSATYRETLRAAGVPD from the coding sequence TTGACCTACCATTTCAACGACTTGACCCTCGACTCCGAGCGCCGGGAGTTGCGCCGCGGCGATGCGTTGGTGGCCATCGAGCCGCAGGTCTTCGATCTGCTCGAGTTCCTGATCCGCGCCCGCGACCGCGTGGTCAGCCGCGACGAGGTGCTGGCCGCGGTCTGGCACGGGCGGATCGTCTCGGAAGCGACGCTGAGCAGCCGGGTCAATGCGGCGCGGACCGCGATCGGCGACAATGGCGAGGAGCAGCGGCTGATCCGCACCTTGCCCCGCAAAGGCCTGCGCTTCGTCGGCGATGTCAGGGAGCACAGCGCGCCCGATCATCCGGTCGCGGCCAACGGCACCCCGCCGCGGCCGAGCGAGGGTCCGTCGATCGCGGTGCTGCCCTTCACCAATATGAGCGGCGACCCCGAGCAGGATTACTTCGCCGACGGGATCGCGGAGGACATCACCACCGCGCTGGCGCGCTGCAGCCGCCTCACCGTGATCGCGCGCAACTCCGCCTTCACCTACAAGGGCAAGGCGGTCGATATCCGCCAGGTCGGGCGCGATCTCGGCGTCGGCTATGTGCTCGAAGGCAGCGTCCGCCGCGGCGGTGACCGCCTGCGCATCACCGGCCAGTTGATCGACGCGGTCTCCGGCGCGCATCTGTGGGCCGACCGCTTTGACGGCGCGGCGACCGACGTGTTCGACCTGCAGGACCGCATCACCGAGAACGTGGTCGGCGCGATCGAGCCGACCTTGCTGGTCGCGGAGGCCGAGCGGGTAAGGGCGGCGCCGCCCGGCAAGCTCGACGCCTACGACCTGCTGCTGCGCGCGTACAGTCTGAGGTATGAGTTCACGCCCGAGAGCATGGAAGCCGCGCTCGATTGCCTCGACCGGGCGCTGGCGCTCGATCCGGCTTACGCGCCGGCGCTGGCGGCGTCGGCCTATTGCCATGCGATGCGCCATGTCCAGGGTTGGTTGAAGCCTGATGACTCCTACCGGGAGCGCGCGGTCGAGCTCGCGCCCGGCGACCCGCAGGTGCTGTGGATGGCGGCGTTCGCGATCTGGAACATGGCCGACGAGATCGAGCCCGCGCGCGAATTGTTCGAGCGGTCGCTTGCGATCAACCCGAACTCGGCGATGGCGCTCGTCCTCTGCGGCTGGATCGAGGCAATGCGCGGCAACCAGCAGGCCGGCCGTGCCATGATCGAGCGCGCGCAGCGGCTGAACCCGCGCGACCCGCGCGGCTGGTTCGCCTCCGCGGCGCTGGCGATCTGCGCGGTGCTCGACCAGAATTTTGCCGAAGCGGTGATGTGGGCCGACAAGGCGCTGGCGCAGAACCGCCGCTTCGCGGTGGCACTCCGCGTCTTGATCGTCGCGCTGGTCAAGACCGGCGACAACGAGCGCGCGACCCAGATCGCGCGCGAATTGCTCAAGGTCGATCCAGAGTTCACGATATCCGGGTTCCTGGCGCGCATCCCCTTCCCGGTGCAAGCGATGTCCGCGACCTATCGTGAAACCCTCAGGGCGGCCGGCGTCCCGGACTGA
- a CDS encoding alpha/beta fold hydrolase, protein MSQSINEQRRRFLGIAGGILAVSRLGFIGSAEAQSKPALSAVKAGSHTTIGPVRQINAGMLDTGYVEMGPASGPAVILLHGWPYDIHSYADVAPALAEAGYRVIVPHLRGYGTTRFLASDTKRSGQPVAVAADIIALMDALKIEKAVLGGYDWGARTANIMAVLWPERCKAMVSVSGYLIGSQAAGKAPLPPKAELQWWYQFYFATERGREGYAKNRHDFAKLIWQLASPQWKFDDATYDRSATAFENPDHVDIVIHNYRWRLGLAEGEAKYDAFEKTLAQAPVIAIPTITMEGDANGAPHPEPAAYAKKFSGHYEHRTLTGGIGHNLPQEAPQAFTQAIIDISKA, encoded by the coding sequence ATGTCCCAATCCATCAATGAGCAACGCCGCCGCTTCCTTGGCATCGCCGGCGGGATCCTCGCCGTTTCCAGGCTCGGCTTCATCGGATCGGCCGAGGCCCAGTCGAAGCCGGCGTTATCAGCGGTCAAGGCCGGTAGCCACACCACGATCGGTCCGGTCAGGCAGATCAATGCCGGCATGCTCGATACCGGGTATGTCGAAATGGGCCCGGCGTCGGGTCCCGCGGTGATCCTGCTGCACGGCTGGCCGTACGATATCCACAGCTACGCCGACGTCGCGCCGGCGCTGGCCGAGGCCGGTTATCGCGTGATCGTGCCGCATCTGCGCGGCTACGGCACGACGCGCTTCCTCGCCAGCGACACCAAGCGGAGCGGCCAGCCGGTCGCGGTCGCCGCCGACATCATCGCGCTGATGGACGCGTTGAAGATCGAGAAGGCCGTGCTCGGCGGCTATGACTGGGGCGCGCGCACCGCCAACATCATGGCGGTGCTCTGGCCCGAGCGCTGCAAGGCGATGGTGTCGGTCAGTGGCTATCTGATCGGCAGCCAGGCGGCCGGCAAGGCGCCGCTGCCGCCGAAGGCCGAGCTGCAATGGTGGTACCAGTTCTATTTCGCGACCGAGCGCGGCCGCGAGGGCTATGCCAAGAACCGGCACGATTTTGCCAAGCTGATCTGGCAGCTCGCTTCGCCGCAGTGGAAGTTCGACGACGCCACCTACGACCGCAGCGCCACGGCGTTCGAAAATCCTGATCATGTCGATATCGTGATCCATAATTACCGCTGGCGGCTGGGTCTCGCCGAAGGCGAGGCGAAGTACGACGCGTTCGAGAAGACGCTGGCCCAGGCGCCGGTCATCGCGATCCCGACCATCACGATGGAGGGCGATGCCAACGGCGCGCCGCATCCGGAGCCCGCGGCCTATGCCAAGAAGTTCTCCGGGCATTACGAGCATCGGACCCTGACCGGCGGCATCGGCCACAATCTGCCGCAAGAAGCGCCGCAGGCGTTCACCCAGGCCATCATCGACATCAGCAAGGCCTGA
- a CDS encoding ArsC family reductase produces MTITIYGIKNCDTMKKARAWLDDHGVAYDFHDYKTAGIAKDKLKQWSDEVGWETLLNRAGTTFKKLPDADKEGLNERKALALMAEQPSMIKRPVLDLGPKRVVGFKPDIYAKEVPAKARKNG; encoded by the coding sequence TTGACCATCACCATCTACGGCATCAAGAACTGCGACACCATGAAGAAGGCGCGCGCCTGGCTCGACGATCACGGCGTCGCCTATGACTTCCACGACTACAAGACCGCCGGGATCGCCAAGGACAAGCTCAAGCAGTGGAGCGACGAGGTCGGCTGGGAGACGCTGCTCAACCGCGCCGGCACGACCTTCAAGAAGCTACCCGATGCCGACAAGGAAGGGTTGAACGAGCGTAAGGCGCTGGCGCTGATGGCCGAGCAGCCGTCGATGATCAAGCGTCCGGTGCTCGACCTCGGGCCGAAGCGCGTCGTCGGTTTCAAGCCGGACATTTACGCCAAGGAAGTGCCGGCAAAGGCACGCAAGAACGGCTGA
- a CDS encoding PAS domain-containing protein: MHFESANSSVIKSIRQRDFLNTWLRLYARGQTIPRIDEFRPERIEEDLPDTVFFTVDAAVEPPQLTIESDGARMATAYGHSGKGRLLDDYLGPRLAPVVMPVYHECIARRLPAYTITDIDDIYGHVVAYERLLLPFSDGGAVTHLVASRR; this comes from the coding sequence TTGCATTTCGAGAGCGCCAATTCCTCGGTCATCAAGTCGATCCGGCAACGTGATTTTCTGAACACGTGGCTGCGACTTTATGCCCGTGGCCAAACCATCCCGCGGATCGATGAATTCCGGCCGGAGCGGATCGAGGAAGATCTGCCGGACACCGTGTTCTTCACCGTCGACGCGGCAGTCGAGCCGCCGCAACTGACGATCGAGAGCGACGGCGCGCGGATGGCAACCGCCTACGGACACAGCGGCAAGGGACGCCTGCTCGACGACTATCTCGGACCGCGGCTCGCGCCGGTCGTGATGCCGGTCTACCACGAATGCATCGCGCGGCGGCTGCCGGCCTACACCATCACCGATATCGACGACATCTACGGTCACGTCGTGGCCTATGAGCGGCTGCTGCTGCCGTTCTCCGACGGCGGCGCCGTCACGCATCTTGTCGCCTCGCGTCGGTGA
- a CDS encoding IS5 family transposase (programmed frameshift), whose product MWTPTTRQQHSRPVKRYQTDLTDAEWRVIAPHLPMPCATGRPREWPMREILNGIFYVLWAGCPWRLLPNDLPPWETIYRWFAVWRDDGRFERMNHALVIADRERGGRDASPSAAIIDSQSVKTTEAGGPRGYDAGKKVNGRKRHALVDTDGRGLVIEPHPASIQDRDGGGPLLQASRRIFPFIQRVFADSGYAGEKVAKATLIAVEIVRKNPGQVGFAVNPRRWVVERFFAWIGRNRRLAKDFEATIGSARAFLYAASVMLLVRRIAHAS is encoded by the exons ATGTGGACGCCGACCACTCGACAGCAGCATAGCCGCCCAGTCAAGCGATATCAGACCGATCTGACCGATGCGGAGTGGCGCGTGATCGCGCCGCACTTGCCGATGCCCTGCGCGACGGGTCGGCCGCGCGAGTGGCCGATGCGCGAGATCTTGAACGGCATCTTCTATGTCCTGTGGGCGGGCTGCCCGTGGCGCCTGCTACCGAACGACTTACCGCCATGGGAAACGATTTACCGCTGGTTTGCCGTCTGGCGCGACGACGGGCGTTTTGAACGGATGAACCACGCGCTCGTGATAGCAGATCGTGAACGGGGCGGGCGCGACGCCAGCCCGTCGGCCGCGATTATTGACAGCCAGAGCGTCAAGACCACCGAGGCCGGTGGCCCGCGCGGTTACGATGCGGGCAAGAAGGTCAACGGGCGCAAGCGCCACGCGCTGGTTGACACCGACGGGCGCGGCCTCGTCATCGAGCCCCATCCGGCCAGTATCCAGGATCGCGACGGCGGCGGACCGCTTCTGCAGGCTTCGCGCCGCATCTTTCCGTTCATCCAGCGGGTCTTCGCCGACAGCGGTTATGCGGGCGAGAAGGTTGCCAAGGCCACCTTGATCGCGGTCGAGATCGTGCGCAAGAACCCCGGTCAGGTTGGCTTCGCTGTTAACCCGCGGCGCTGGGTCGTCGAGCGGTTCTTCGCCTGGATCGGGCGCAATCGAAGGCTGGCAAAGGACTTCGAAGCCACCATCGGTTCCGCACGCGCC TTCCTCTACGCCGCATCCGTCATGTTGCTCGTGCGTCGGATCGCTCATGCTTCGTGA
- a CDS encoding ABC transporter ATP-binding protein, with product MADEFILETSGLTKEFAGFFAVRDVALKVRRGSIHALIGPNGAGKTTCFNLLTKFLKPTGGQIRYKGQDITAMPPADVARLGLVRSFQISAVFPHMTALENVRVALQRQHGSSFDFWRSKTVLDRFNPRAHELLNDVGLSEFANTPAVEMPYGRKRALEIATTLALDPEMMLLDEPMAGMGHEDIDKIAALIKRISAKYTILMVEHNLSVVANLSDIITVLTRGQVLAEGNYADLSKDERVKEAYLGAGHG from the coding sequence TTGGCCGATGAGTTCATTCTCGAAACCAGCGGATTGACCAAGGAATTCGCGGGTTTCTTTGCCGTTCGCGACGTTGCGCTGAAGGTGCGTCGCGGCAGTATCCATGCGTTGATCGGGCCGAACGGCGCCGGCAAGACGACCTGTTTCAATCTGCTCACCAAATTCCTGAAGCCGACGGGCGGGCAGATTCGCTACAAGGGCCAGGACATCACCGCGATGCCGCCGGCCGACGTGGCGCGGCTCGGGCTGGTCCGTTCGTTCCAGATCTCGGCGGTATTTCCGCATATGACGGCGCTCGAAAACGTCCGCGTGGCGCTGCAGCGCCAGCACGGGTCGTCATTCGATTTCTGGCGGTCGAAGACCGTGCTCGACCGCTTCAATCCGCGCGCCCATGAACTGCTGAACGACGTCGGCTTGAGCGAATTCGCCAACACCCCGGCGGTCGAGATGCCGTACGGCCGCAAGCGCGCACTTGAAATTGCAACGACGCTCGCGCTCGACCCCGAGATGATGCTGCTCGACGAACCGATGGCCGGCATGGGCCACGAGGACATCGACAAGATCGCGGCGCTGATCAAGCGGATCTCCGCCAAATACACCATCCTGATGGTCGAACATAACCTGTCGGTGGTGGCCAACCTCTCCGACATCATCACCGTGCTGACGCGCGGGCAGGTGCTGGCGGAGGGCAACTACGCCGACCTCTCCAAGGACGAGCGCGTGAAGGAAGCCTATCTGGGAGCGGGTCATGGCTGA
- a CDS encoding cytochrome P460 family protein — protein sequence MRQVVKWAAAAIAAACISASLPFAVGHADDAALASPIFGVKIPAGYRDWKLVAVGEETGLDELRSVLGNATAVKAYQDGAARFPDGTVLVKLAWKRKPVAGLNGAFITGQATTVQVMVKDSARYASTGGWGFGRFIDGKPVDAAQHETCFACHEAHASDHDFVFTHDAH from the coding sequence ATGAGACAGGTTGTGAAATGGGCAGCTGCCGCGATCGCGGCAGCCTGCATCAGCGCGTCATTGCCGTTTGCCGTCGGGCACGCCGATGATGCGGCATTGGCATCGCCGATCTTCGGCGTGAAAATTCCCGCAGGCTATCGCGACTGGAAGCTGGTCGCAGTCGGCGAGGAGACCGGGCTCGACGAACTGCGCAGCGTGCTTGGCAATGCGACCGCCGTGAAGGCCTATCAGGACGGTGCCGCGCGATTCCCCGACGGCACCGTGCTGGTGAAGCTCGCCTGGAAGCGCAAGCCGGTTGCAGGCCTCAACGGTGCGTTCATCACGGGGCAGGCGACCACCGTCCAGGTCATGGTCAAGGACTCCGCCAGATATGCTTCGACCGGTGGTTGGGGTTTTGGCCGCTTCATCGACGGCAAGCCGGTCGATGCCGCCCAGCACGAAACGTGTTTCGCCTGCCACGAGGCCCATGCCAGCGATCACGATTTCGTCTTCACGCATGATGCGCATTGA